One Nematostella vectensis chromosome 10, jaNemVect1.1, whole genome shotgun sequence genomic window carries:
- the LOC5509517 gene encoding DEAD-box ATP-dependent RNA helicase 35A: MKGAKGKESKQEDFVPLRKSLKRKSTGREDNFMWSYYDENEKVSRLSDEVVDEIRWKNGIHIEGEDCPKPIESFHDLNLPPELSTYLAKKNFQVPTPIQMQSLSCVMSGRDIIGLAETGSGKTLAYSLPLCMLLRTKAPSNPGDTPVALILTPTRELMQQVFMNVSEMLDVIRCPGNPGTFPGQGSVNPFPPKIYTHTLPPPSHNNFGQQGPFHFHSIPGPSNQSVIYDTQQFTARYKAVAVCGGVPVSTQTIALREGADVVVATPGRLLDLCKRGALCLDKITYLVMDEADRMLGMGMEEQLRKIVGLATGTSRARQTLLWSATLPESLERLARSAVLNPITIQVGPGGLIAPSVQQNVVFLYHYQKPQKLLETLRTTPYPPVIVFTSSIQNVDYVTELLKQEQFHASGLHSEKPQDYRFKLVKAFRDGKVDILVATDVASRGLDFPEVTHVINYDLPDTIECYIHRCGRTGRIGHHGIATSFLTLDCKIAEELKEMLEVMEQPIPKELKMPKQFGKKIIRTEMGDRVIN, encoded by the coding sequence ATGAAGGGGGCTAAAGGAAAAGAATCCAAGCAAGAAGACTTTGTGCCCCTCAGGAAAAGCCTCAAAAGGAAATCAACAGGAAGAGAGGACAATTTCATGTGGTCTTACTAcgatgaaaatgaaaaagtgAGTCGTTTATCAGACGAAGTTGTTGATGAAATAAGATGGAAAAATGGGATACATATTGAGGGAGAGGACTGCCCTAAACCAATTGAATCTTTCCATGATTTAAATCTTCCTCCTGAACTCTCTACATATCTAGCTAAAAAGAATTTCCAGGTTCCAACTCCCATCCAGATGCAGTCCTTGAGTTGTGTGATGAGCGGTCGTGATATTATAGGCCTTGCTGAGACAGGGTCTGGTAAAACACTGGCTTATTCACTCCCTCTCTGCATGCTACTAAGGACGAAGGCACCAAGCAACCCTGGCGACACACCAGTTGCTCTGATATTAACTCCTACAAGAGAACTGATGCAACAAGTCTTCATGAATGTCTCTGAGATGCTAGATGTTATCAGATGTCCTGGTAATCCTGGTACATTTCCTGGGCAAGGGAGTGTTAATCCTTTTCCACCTAAAATATACACACATACCCTACCCCCTCCTAGTCATAATAACTTTGGGCAACAGGGTCCCTTCCATTTCCACTCTATCCCAGGTCCCTCCAACCAGTCTGTGATATATGATACTCAGCAGTTTACTGCTAGATATAAGGCTGTTGCAGTATGTGGAGGTGTCCCTGTTTCGACTCAAACCATTGCCTTGCGTGAGGGTGCAGATGTGGTGGTTGCCACACCCGGCAGACTGCTGGATCTTTGTAAGAGGGGTGCCTTATGTCTAGACAAGATAACATATCTAGTTATGGATGAGGCCGACAGAATGCTTGGTATGGGTATGGAAGAGCAGCTTCGGAAGATTGTTGGACTCGCTACAGGTACTTCCAGGGCCAGGCAGACCCTACTCTGGTCGGCAACATTACCAGAGTCCTTAGAAAGACTGGCAAGATCTGCTGTTTTGAATCCAATCACTATTCAAGTAGGTCCGGGAGGTTTGATAGCACCGTCAGTACAACAAAATGTTGTCTTCTTGTATCATTACCAAAAGCCACAGAAATTACTGGAGACTCTCCGCACTACACCTTATCCTCCAGTCATAGTCTTTACATCTTCAATTCAGAATGTTGATTATGTTACAGAATTACTGAAGCAAGAACAGTTTCATGCTTCAGGGCTACACTCAGAAAAACCTCAAGATTATCGCTTCAAGCTAGTAAAGGCTTTCCGTGATGGCAAAGTTGACATACTTGTGGCCACTGACGTAGCATCACGTGGTCTTGACTTCCCTGAGGTTACCCATGTTATCAACTACGATCTCCCAGACACTATTGAATGTTATATACATCGCTGTGGCCGTACTGGAAGAATAGGGCATCATGGGATTGCTACATCTTTCTTGACTCTGGATTGTAAAATTGCGGAGGAGTTGAAAGAAATGTTGGAGGTTATGGAGCAACCAATCCCTAAGGAGCTTAAGATGCCAAAACAGTTTGGAAAGAAAATTATTAGAACAGAAATGGGTGATCGTGTGATCAACTAG